One genomic window of Candidatus Nitrosopumilus sediminis includes the following:
- a CDS encoding Nre family DNA repair protein yields MSFDSQNIRHAILAKWHESISKHGNLFSSDSVSGTSPPSVFVGSYDYPKVFVGPMVPPLHGDTSLLDSPEQWKGKSLEDIVNFRLNLVRGIQKIPIDQTDGRYIENLQEVAMSSKPIDSDLIFQKATSPNISMDGESAPFGPVGEIKSAKFSGTTSVKSIEKTYYDKDLKAQDAVLNLYNSGIEISKIQKCFSIGMLGQKRKLVPTKWSITATDDIICKSLTEDILNYGLIDSYRVFSYEHLGNIFTVVLFPHRWVYEMIEAWYSNDIIGFGSDHEDARGIDHPPKIAGAYFAAKLGVLEYLNRHKIQAGAVILREIRPEYAIPVGIWQVREGIREAMNQNCVVADNFDHALFLASKKMSISKSEWLSHGNIIELMRQKTISDFF; encoded by the coding sequence ATGTCTTTTGATTCTCAAAACATTCGTCATGCAATTTTGGCTAAATGGCATGAATCCATTTCAAAACATGGGAATCTATTTTCTTCTGATTCTGTTAGTGGAACAAGCCCTCCATCTGTTTTTGTTGGCTCGTATGATTATCCTAAAGTCTTTGTTGGTCCTATGGTTCCTCCATTGCATGGTGATACAAGCTTACTTGATAGTCCTGAACAGTGGAAAGGAAAGTCTTTGGAAGACATTGTTAATTTTAGATTGAATTTAGTTCGGGGCATACAAAAAATACCTATTGACCAAACTGATGGACGTTACATTGAAAATCTTCAAGAGGTTGCAATGTCTTCAAAACCTATAGATTCTGATTTGATTTTTCAAAAAGCTACATCTCCCAACATTTCTATGGATGGGGAGAGTGCTCCTTTTGGTCCTGTTGGTGAAATCAAATCTGCAAAATTCTCTGGAACTACATCTGTCAAATCTATAGAAAAAACATATTATGATAAAGATTTGAAAGCCCAAGATGCTGTATTAAATTTATATAATTCTGGAATTGAAATTTCAAAAATTCAAAAATGTTTTAGCATTGGAATGTTGGGCCAAAAAAGGAAACTAGTGCCCACTAAATGGAGCATCACTGCAACTGATGATATAATTTGTAAATCTCTCACTGAGGATATTTTGAATTACGGTTTAATTGATTCTTATCGAGTATTTTCATATGAGCACTTGGGGAATATCTTCACCGTTGTATTGTTTCCGCATAGATGGGTCTATGAAATGATTGAAGCATGGTATTCTAATGATATTATCGGTTTTGGTTCTGATCATGAAGATGCACGTGGAATAGATCATCCCCCAAAAATTGCTGGTGCATATTTTGCAGCAAAATTAGGTGTTTTGGAGTATCTGAATAGGCACAAAATTCAGGCAGGAGCTGTGATTTTACGAGAAATTCGTCCTGAATATGCTATTCCAGTTGGTATATGGCAAGTACGAGAAGGAATTCGCGAGGCAATGAATCAAAACTGTGTCGTCGCCGATAATTTTGATCATGCTTTATTTTTGGCATCAAAGAAGATGAGTATTAGCAAGTCTGAATGGCTATCTCATGGTAATATTATTGAATTAATGAGACAAAAAACAATATCTGATTTTTTTTAA
- a CDS encoding mechanosensitive ion channel family protein, with protein MVLEFLSNLSEIEITGGLTLLSLLIGGIIMGVGVIIARTIRVLFAKYYGPKLPQDSAKNFGKLIYFGIIVISFLVFTSTTGFDFSGLLVAGGIFGIVIGFATQSVVSNLISGIFLMIEKPVKQGDTIEIPSSDVTGTLLDISTFSVRVKKFDGTIIRIPNESFFTSNIRSLSSTPVRRSEAMIGIAYKEDIEGAISVMAKEIRKSMKFVLMLPKPEFRINELADSSVNIEILVWHPRNDWDQVGPILLKVAKKALDENGIEIPFPQRVIWNAKE; from the coding sequence ATGGTTTTGGAATTTTTATCAAATTTATCTGAAATTGAAATTACTGGTGGATTGACTCTTCTCTCTCTACTCATTGGGGGAATAATCATGGGAGTTGGTGTAATTATTGCACGAACTATTAGAGTATTATTTGCAAAATACTATGGTCCAAAATTGCCTCAGGATTCGGCAAAAAACTTTGGTAAGCTAATTTATTTTGGAATTATAGTTATCTCCTTTTTGGTTTTTACGTCCACTACAGGTTTTGATTTCTCTGGATTGCTTGTTGCAGGAGGGATATTTGGTATTGTGATTGGATTTGCAACTCAATCGGTTGTTTCTAATTTAATTTCAGGCATCTTCTTGATGATTGAAAAACCTGTAAAACAAGGTGATACAATTGAGATTCCTAGTTCTGATGTAACTGGAACTTTGCTTGATATTAGCACTTTTTCTGTTCGCGTAAAAAAATTTGATGGAACTATAATTCGAATTCCGAATGAATCCTTTTTTACATCAAATATTCGTTCATTATCCTCAACTCCTGTAAGGAGATCTGAGGCTATGATTGGAATTGCGTACAAAGAAGACATTGAGGGGGCTATATCTGTCATGGCTAAAGAAATTCGTAAATCTATGAAATTTGTTTTGATGCTTCCTAAACCTGAATTTAGAATCAATGAGCTAGCTGATTCGAGTGTGAATATTGAAATTTTGGTTTGGCATCCTCGAAATGATTGGGATCAAGTTGGTCCAATTTTACTCAAAGTTGCTAAAAAGGCATTAGATGAAAATGGTATAGAAATACCATTCCCTCAACGTGTTATTTGGAATGCAAAAGAATAG
- a CDS encoding DUF1722 domain-containing protein — protein sequence MDKKHETINSETHSISEKDAIEFVMKRFQDVKNSNKIENLVSFQAMNKYMVMAHNQHELKILGNIVASNKKNQFQKIVKEFEVHLKKALESEPTIKKHSNVLLHIFGYFSNNFNQQEKEWFFNLLGEFKEESITIGEILSEINSVIYRFNNTYLAGQTYFLLYSNLNSGNLFKRLSKERY from the coding sequence GTGGATAAAAAACATGAAACAATAAACTCAGAAACACATTCAATTTCAGAAAAAGATGCGATTGAATTTGTAATGAAAAGATTTCAGGATGTAAAAAATTCAAATAAAATAGAAAATTTGGTTTCATTTCAAGCGATGAACAAGTATATGGTCATGGCACATAATCAGCATGAATTAAAGATTTTAGGAAATATTGTTGCAAGTAACAAAAAAAATCAATTCCAAAAAATAGTAAAAGAATTCGAGGTACATCTTAAAAAAGCATTAGAAAGCGAACCTACAATCAAGAAACACAGTAATGTGCTATTACATATTTTTGGGTATTTTTCAAATAATTTTAATCAACAAGAGAAAGAATGGTTTTTTAATTTATTGGGAGAATTCAAAGAAGAAAGCATCACCATCGGAGAAATCCTGTCTGAAATTAATTCAGTGATTTATCGATTCAATAACACATATCTTGCTGGTCAGACATATTTTTTACTATATTCAAATCTCAACTCAGGGAATTTGTTTAAACGGTTATCAAAAGAAAGATATTAA
- a CDS encoding DUF432 domain-containing protein has translation MTEETIENTFSNYGLYDIGESLELNLPGTEIRIRKISENVFSYSRKNFDDDLIEKIIPINSSKLQIELCPIRPLNYPARRTAYMYLDVETPIFLSENSAATVFLRCPIEIGVFFIHDNHKDSLDCFTCDPINSRFCLYGSPESGSLCKYAKSEIVESYDDSIPFVNGVLKVNLKNDLSKGLSISRIVFPISDNSIYYQDSHAILDSLNAVLKKKLTLEIIDVVSEKIQTSFTLSPTYEKIETVKHMDMGVE, from the coding sequence ATGACTGAAGAAACTATTGAAAATACTTTTTCAAATTATGGGTTATATGATATTGGTGAATCTCTTGAATTAAACCTGCCTGGTACTGAGATTAGAATTAGAAAGATTAGCGAAAACGTATTTTCATATTCTAGAAAAAATTTTGATGATGATTTAATTGAGAAAATAATTCCTATAAATTCCTCTAAACTTCAAATTGAATTGTGTCCAATAAGACCGTTAAATTACCCTGCAAGACGTACAGCTTACATGTATCTGGATGTTGAGACTCCTATCTTTTTATCTGAAAATTCTGCTGCCACTGTTTTCTTACGCTGTCCCATTGAGATAGGTGTCTTTTTTATACATGATAATCATAAAGATTCACTTGATTGTTTTACATGTGACCCTATCAATTCCAGATTTTGCCTCTATGGCTCCCCCGAATCTGGTTCTCTATGCAAATATGCAAAATCTGAGATAGTTGAATCTTATGATGATTCTATTCCATTTGTTAATGGTGTTTTAAAAGTAAACCTGAAAAACGACTTATCTAAAGGTCTTAGTATTAGTAGAATTGTTTTTCCAATATCTGATAATTCCATTTATTATCAAGACTCGCATGCAATACTTGATTCCTTGAATGCTGTTTTGAAGAAAAAACTCACACTTGAAATAATTGATGTTGTTTCTGAAAAAATTCAAACTTCTTTTACTTTATCTCCAACTTATGAAAAAATTGAAACAGTAAAACATATGGACATGGGTGTTGAATGA